From a region of the Acidiphilium multivorum AIU301 genome:
- a CDS encoding DNA-methyltransferase: MNIQAKQIPLSDFTGDYRTVHIGRSQLVHADAFEWLSQLPPESVDGMVFDPPYGVKEYELDQIEMMLSGGPGIWRLPPSFDGSQRAPLPRFTALNPEERTTLHRFFRDFAVAALPALKPGAHIFMASNSFLSQLVFSAMIDGGFEFRTEIIRLVQTLRGGDRPKLGEEEYPDVCSLPRGGYEPWGLFRKPMPPKMTVRECLRIYGTGGLRRRSDGNPFCDVIDSERTPKREKEIAPHPSLKPQSLLRQLVRAVLPLGKGVVVDPFMGSGSTVAAAEAVGYKCVGVERYDDYFEMATKAVPRLITVKAAAKSSHVVSVEQAAFCV, from the coding sequence ATGAACATACAAGCCAAGCAGATCCCTTTGTCCGACTTCACGGGCGACTATCGAACCGTGCATATCGGCCGCTCACAGCTGGTTCATGCTGATGCGTTTGAATGGCTGTCGCAGCTTCCGCCCGAGAGCGTTGACGGCATGGTTTTTGATCCGCCCTATGGAGTCAAAGAATACGAGCTTGACCAGATCGAGATGATGTTGAGCGGCGGGCCGGGTATCTGGCGGCTTCCGCCGAGCTTCGACGGCTCGCAGCGCGCGCCGTTGCCACGGTTTACAGCCTTAAACCCGGAAGAACGCACGACGCTGCACCGCTTCTTTCGTGATTTTGCCGTCGCCGCCCTGCCTGCCTTGAAGCCAGGCGCGCATATCTTCATGGCGTCCAATTCCTTCCTGTCGCAGCTTGTTTTTTCCGCGATGATCGACGGTGGCTTTGAGTTCCGCACGGAGATCATTCGCTTGGTTCAAACGCTGCGCGGCGGCGATCGGCCCAAGCTTGGCGAGGAAGAATATCCCGACGTCTGCTCGTTGCCGCGTGGTGGTTATGAGCCGTGGGGCCTGTTCCGAAAGCCCATGCCTCCGAAAATGACCGTCAGGGAGTGTTTGCGTATCTATGGCACCGGCGGGCTGCGTCGCCGTTCAGACGGCAATCCGTTCTGTGACGTGATCGACAGCGAACGCACACCGAAGCGGGAAAAGGAAATTGCCCCGCATCCGAGCCTGAAACCGCAATCGTTGCTCCGGCAACTGGTGCGGGCCGTTCTCCCCCTGGGTAAAGGCGTGGTTGTTGATCCATTCATGGGATCAGGTTCGACGGTCGCCGCTGCCGAGGCTGTTGGTTACAAGTGCGTCGGCGTTGAACGGTATGACGACTATTTTGAGATGGCGACGAAGGCGGTGCCCAGGCTGATCACCGTTAAGGCCGCTGCCAAGTCAAGCCACGTGGTTTCAGTCGAACAGGCCGCTTTCTGCGTCTAG